The sequence ATATTCTTGTGGCTGCGAAGCCAGCAAGTTCGAAGGGGGTGTCTGGCATGTTAATTCGTTCTGGAAACGATTTTGCAATTGCGTACGCGACACACATAAAAAGCGAGGGATTCCAGCGTTTTAGCATAGCCCACGAATTGGGGCATTACTTTCTGGATGGTCATCCAGAGGAGGTTTTTAGAAATGGGGCAACAATGCACGAATCAAAGGCAGGGTTTGGTACTGTCGACCAAATTGAGCTTGAAGCTGACCACTTTGCTGCAGGACTTCATATGCCAAGCCATTTGTTCAATGCTGCTACTGCCAAATTTTCAGATGGTCTAGAAGCTGTTCAAGGGTTAGCGAAACTTTGCAACACATCTCTCACAGCCGCTGCAATTCGTTATGCCGAATTGGCTGAAGCTGCCGTCGCAATCGTCCTTAGCCATGGACAAACAGTTGATTACTGCTTCAGTTCAGAGTCAATGCGCAGAATCAAAGGTTACAGACATCTAAAAAAGGGAGTACTGCTCCCTAAAAACACTACAACATCAAACTTCAACAAACATCCAGAAAATATTGCTTCAGGATTGGAAATGTCTGATAGCACCGATCCAAGTATTTGGTTTCATATCGACGATGAAATCGACTCTTCCGAAGAGGTTATTGGACTAGGCGAATACGGCAGAACTCTTACGGTGATAACAGCGGAAATTCCAGATGAAGACGAAGAGAATTAATCTTGACTAGCCATTATCTGAACTATTCCGCTGTGTGGCCTGACTTGTGGACTATCAGTTCTCTGGACAAGATGTGATCGCTTGCTAAGAATTTAAAAAGGAACAGAGAAAATCCTTATTGTCGCTCTTGCAACTGGGTTGCCTCACTCAATAGTTGATACGTAGCTTTTAAGATTCGAACATAGGAAAATCCGACGGATTTAATTAGCTGCGCATTTCGAACGTTACAGTAAAAAGAGTCCAGATTCAGAGGTGAAAGAAATGTCTTCAATAAGCGCCACAATTAGGCTTCGGCCCATTCGATTTGCATTCCTAGTAAGGCCAAATGACAAGGTCAGCTTACTTAAAATATTTCAAATAAATACTTGTCTATGGGCTGGCTCATTTAACCCAATCATTCCAGTTTTTAGTACTGTACCAAAATGGTGGGATCGCCATGCGCACCATTTTGAAAAGGCATCACAAATCATAAATGGCTACCTCGATTACTTTGAGCCAGATTTTTTAGTCGAAGCAGAGGCTGGATTGGCAAGCACGCTAGAATTTGATAAAGACAGAATATTACAACTTTCAAGCTTATTGAAACCAGGAGGTGAAAAAGTTGGCGGTTTTGGCTTAGATGTATTTGATCTTTATCGTGATCTGTATCGTAAAGAATTCCAGTTCGTGCGTCGCTCGGAACAAAATATTTTTGATATAAGATGTAGACCAAAGGATAAGTCATTTAAACTTTTTTGTGCCTGTTCCTATGGAGCTTTTCCCACAGACGACGGGATGGAATATTTCGGCCATGGATTTTCCGAAATATTCAATCCTAAAAATATTTCACTATCGCCTGAAACGTTTTCTGAGATTCACACTTCAAATTTCACGACTTCATTGAAGATTGGCCACTCAAACATAAAAATCAATTACTTTGATCACAGTGATCCAGTTCTTTTCGTAATGAATGCCAACGACCCGCGAGATCTAATTGACTATTGGAATTTGCGCGCAACTAAACCCGATGTTTTGGCAATTCCACTTCAATGGATTGAAGCCTTATCACCATTCTGCAAAAACTTAATTAAGCGCAACCATCGACCATTGCCTGGCAATCCGAATGGCATCATGATTCGGCTCACAACTATGTTTGCAAGGTCAATTCCGACCGATGATATTTTAAATTTATATAACGCGTACTTAAAGGTAGATCAAGATGGTGCGAACGTTGTGCAGGATTGGTACCCTCCAATTTGGCGGCCGAGTCCCAGCTTTTCCGTACGTCGGACGAGACCAATCTTAACTGCTAAAGAAAAGCAATTTGATACTCAAATTAACGAGGAATTTCCCCAAATCCGCTTCAATTCTTTACATCCTGATTTTGCAGAAGAGTTTGGTGGTGCAGATTTCAGATGGGCCAACGTATTGAATTTACGTGATTGGACTGGGGAAGATCGAATCGCGACAGTTTTCCCATGCAACTACAAAAGTTCGACCTACCCGAAATTTCGTTCGCAACTTGGAAAATTATTGTCTACAACCGAAGGACTAACATTCTTTTCGAGGTTCAAGGATTCTTCGAATATTTGGAGACTTGATGACGGCACGACTGCTATTAAAACATGGTTGAAGACTTTGAATATTGAATCAAATTTGTCGGATGCAGGCCGAACGACTCAACAGATAATTTATACATTAGGCGGATTTTGGGGCGTTGACAAAATTGCGCACAAGGACATCATTAGTTTACTAAATAAAATTTCAAGACAGCCGATCTCTCCATCAATGCAAGCAGATGAATTCAAAAATAGAATTGATGCGTTCGTAAAGAATGATATTTGGCGGCATAAGAATTTCGAAACATTGGTTGAACGTGGCGCGGTTGAGCTGGGGCTGGAACTGAAATGCATTAAGTGTGGAAGTTGGGGGTGGCACCCAATAAATCGATTATCCAATGAAGTTGACTGTCGGCTCTGCTTAAAAAAATTCAAATTTCCTTTGGTCAGTCCGGGCTCAAAACACAACTCCAAATGGGCCTATCGTCTGGTTGGCCCATTTGTGCTTCCTGATTTTGCAAAGGGAGGGTATGTGCGCGGCAGCGTGAATATGCCTAGCTTTGGGCAACTTGAAAGTGCCTAGTGCAATTGGGTGATCTGATTTTATATTTCCGTATTTTCAGCTCAACATAATTCTCCCGAAGAGCGCGACTTCGTTATTCATCCTTATGTCATGACGAATCCGAGACCAATTGAATACTGTTGAGAGAGTGATGCAGGCAGATTGTCGGCGAGGTCAGGCATGGCACGCTGGCGCAGCCAGCATGCCATGCCTTCTTTTGATTAAGGCTTCAAATTTTCAATCTGATCCTTCATGCGGTAACTTTTCCCCTCAATGAGGATGGTTTCAGCATGGTGCAGAAGTCGATCAAGCAAGGCTGATGTCAGCGTACTGTCGTTGTTAAAGATTTCAGCCCAGTGTTTGAATGCCCGGTTAGAGGTCACGATAGTAGAGCTACGTTCATAACGCGCACTAATAATTTGGAACAGACAGTCAGCACCAAATTTATCGATCGGAAGGTATCCAAGCTCGTCAATAGCGAGCACAGATGGCTTCAGATATTTGTTCATTTCACGCTTGAATCCGCCAGCTGCTTGCGAAGCCGAGAGTGAGTTGATGATCTCGGCGGCCGAAGTAAATAACGCCGAATGACCCTGCAAGCAGGCAGTATGAACCAGTGCAGTTGCCAAGTGACTCTTTCCTAAACCAACACTGCCAACAAAGATAATATTCGCCTTATCCTTTAGAAAGCCAAGACGAAATAAATGCCGGACCTGTAATTGATTGATGTTGCTCGGCCAGCTCCAGTCAAACTGGTCAATCGTTTTTAATACCGGCAATCGTGCAGCTACAATGCGTCGTAATGTTGTGCGGTCGTTGCGCTGATTGCTTTCGCCATCGATCAATTCAGCCAGGTAATCTACATGCGGCGACTGATCTAAAGCCGCCTTCTGTCCTAACGATTCAAAGTGTTCATTCATATACGGCATGTGCATAGCCAGCAGTTGCTCATGTAATACGGCCATATCACATCCGAGGTCAGGTTTGGCGATGTCAGCTTTTGTTTTCATGATGGCTCAGTTCATATAGGGAGAGATCGGGCTCGGCAATCGTCATGTCGAGTAGGTCCTGCCGCCGTGTCAATTGCAAGGGACTTGCTTGTGGTAGTTCGCGGGCACGAGCTTCAAGCAAGTTGGTAATGTATTCGCCACTGAAGGCATCAAACACCAGCGCATCTTCAATGGCACGGCCTGTTTCAGCAACCCCGTAAATTTCTGCAAGGGCATTGATCTTGGCGACATGATTGCGCCAGTTAGCTCGGCGCACCATCAGTCCTTCGTGGTATTTTCCGGCTTGTGGGGTCAGAGACAGGAAGCGCAACAGCAGGCGCTGCGCCTGAGCATTTTTGCGCTGCTCAACAAGCACCTTCGGATGATCCGGGTTTTCAATATCTTGACCGCGCTCGTAACTGCGCAGATGCCAGGCGATGAGTTGATCGGCGTAGTAAATGCAAACGCGCTCCGGATAAGCTTTGAGGATCACGATGATGCCTACGTAGTGCACCGGTACGGAGTAACGATTAGCATCAAAGGCCACACGAAATTGCTTGGACACCCGTGCCGTGCTGATGCGGCCAATATCATAGGGGGCCGGATTGCAGGGCTGCAGATGTGCCCGTTCTTGTTCAAACATGTCGATCGGACGCTGATGCGTTTTGGCGTGAATGCGGACATTGGCAACCGTGTCCAACCACAATTGTGCGGCTGGATTGACTGCATTGAAATCGCCCAATTCCAGACCGTTGAGGAAGTTCTTTTTGACATAGCCGACACCATTTTCAACTCGGCCTTTTTCCCACCCTGAAGCTACATTACAGGCCGTAATCGTGAAGCCACAGTGACGGGCGTAATCCAGATAGCGTTGATTAAATATCGGCGCACAACCCGCTAAATGACTGAGT is a genomic window of Glaciimonas sp. CA11.2 containing:
- a CDS encoding ImmA/IrrE family metallo-endopeptidase → MDELKLKSATQFAEKLVKDAGLQFPIDILSIAQERNILVAAKPASSKGVSGMLIRSGNDFAIAYATHIKSEGFQRFSIAHELGHYFLDGHPEEVFRNGATMHESKAGFGTVDQIELEADHFAAGLHMPSHLFNAATAKFSDGLEAVQGLAKLCNTSLTAAAIRYAELAEAAVAIVLSHGQTVDYCFSSESMRRIKGYRHLKKGVLLPKNTTTSNFNKHPENIASGLEMSDSTDPSIWFHIDDEIDSSEEVIGLGEYGRTLTVITAEIPDEDEEN
- the istA gene encoding IS21 family transposase, which produces MLHYEPRKKVPRPSVLDPFKGEVTRLLDTHPFSAQQIFQRLRENNYAGGYSTVKKYVRLIRPKHRSAFLTLVFAPGEAAQVDWGSWGTIGVGQTRRQLSFFVMVLCHSRRMYLEFFVAQTMEHFLVAHEHAFAAFNAVPSRIMIDNLKTGVLSHLAGCAPIFNQRYLDYARHCGFTITACNVASGWEKGRVENGVGYVKKNFLNGLELGDFNAVNPAAQLWLDTVANVRIHAKTHQRPIDMFEQERAHLQPCNPAPYDIGRISTARVSKQFRVAFDANRYSVPVHYVGIIVILKAYPERVCIYYADQLIAWHLRSYERGQDIENPDHPKVLVEQRKNAQAQRLLLRFLSLTPQAGKYHEGLMVRRANWRNHVAKINALAEIYGVAETGRAIEDALVFDAFSGEYITNLLEARARELPQASPLQLTRRQDLLDMTIAEPDLSLYELSHHENKS
- the istB gene encoding IS21-like element helper ATPase IstB, with translation MKTKADIAKPDLGCDMAVLHEQLLAMHMPYMNEHFESLGQKAALDQSPHVDYLAELIDGESNQRNDRTTLRRIVAARLPVLKTIDQFDWSWPSNINQLQVRHLFRLGFLKDKANIIFVGSVGLGKSHLATALVHTACLQGHSALFTSAAEIINSLSASQAAGGFKREMNKYLKPSVLAIDELGYLPIDKFGADCLFQIISARYERSSTIVTSNRAFKHWAEIFNNDSTLTSALLDRLLHHAETILIEGKSYRMKDQIENLKP